GAGCGATGTCAGATTTAGAAGTGAAACCCAATTGTTGCTCCATTTCCCAGCTGAGCTTGTAGGCCACCCCTGAATGTTTAGGTTCATGCTCCTGGTGTACgtcagaagaaaaagaaagagggttAATGGAGGGCTGAGACTGTTGATCAACACTGTTGCAGGTGGAGAGATGAAAAAGTAAGTATACCTCGAGCTTGCACATGAGTTCTTGGGCAGTTTGGGCAGAGACAATTATGTCACGGGCAGCTGGGGCTATGAAACCTTCATCCACCGCATTGTCTATGAATAATAAAAGCGAGTTGTAATACCCATCAACATTCAACAGTCCCACCTGTAATTTTCAcccaaaaattacaatttgggcTTATTAGAATATATCCACGTTTTTTGCATGTGAGCCTCTCTAATAATTGTGTTCAAacccaaaaattgaaaaagttggagaAAAAGAGAGTAGATTACAGGTTTGTCATGGATTCCTAGCTGAGCCCAAGTGATCACTTCCAGGAGTTCTTCCAAGGTTCCATAACCACCTGTGTGTTGAAATTTCATCATCTCAATTATTAGTAAAGAAAAGTTGGTTGAAAGTTATTTCCTACAGTTACCTAGGATATTGTAAGTTAAAATAATAGTTAATTACAGCAGTAAAGAAAAACGAACCTGGCAAGGCAATAAAGGCGTCAGCTTGGCGAGCCATTTCAGCTTTACGTTGGTGCATTCCTGACACAGCTCTTACTTCTCCTACTGTCTCGCCTGTGATCTGAAATTTTTTAACCCCACATTTCAGTTTTTAAGATTaaatagttcaatttttttattatttatctgcTAATAAACAAATGGGGCCCAAGTTCAGTGAGGTAGAATGTGGAGTTGTTTGAATCTTAAATTATCCTCATACGGGTGTTGAATACAAAACTTTTTGGAGGACAAAGTTATCTAAGTTTCATTCAATGGCAGTTTTCACATGAATCTgaaattatgtttattattattatttacctcTCTTGGCATGAGAGTCTTGGGAATTAccctacaaggaaatggaagcaAAGGGTTAGAAAGTTAGAGAAGGTTACTTGGGGAGGACAAGACCAGATATaatgaaagagagagagaggtgTGGATTACCCCAACACGTGGCGACCACCATCAAAGACAGCTTGAGAGACCAACCCCATCAAGCCAATGCTTCCTCCTCCATAAACCAAGTCAATGTTCCTTTCAACCTgcaggttttattttattattaaactttaCGTATCTAATTTAAACTTAATTCCTGAAATTACTCCATTTCCATATTACATCACACACTATTTTATTCGTTTCAGCCTTTTCAAGTTTTAGACTttgaatttattcaattcaaGCGCCAAGTTTTAATCAAACCAAAACAGAGCAAACAAAGGATAGCTTTGAACTTCGGGTTATCAATATAATATTTTCTTTGCTCAAACTGGTAAAACTCTTGAATTGATACGTCCTTTACAAAAAAAAGCTTTTGAAGCAAGTATTGGTCATTGTCTGAATATGATATTATTCATTAGGCAGACTAGACTTAAAATAATTGGAATAAATTGCTTGAATGCCAATTTGATTCAGACATACTGCTCGAACCTAGGAAGAGATGATGATGATTAAAAGACAAATGAAAAGGAACAAGGCTTTTGGTGTCCCTGTTTGTTTATGAAAAGGATAAGGTAAGGTAAGGAGGTTATAGTGTGTTATTGTACCAGTTGTTGGCCAAGCTGAATAGCAGCATGCTGGTAGCTAGGATTCTTGCCTGGACTGCTACCACAAAAGACACAGACACGTCTGAATCTTGACTTCATGGAATTGGGTTGACGTTGTTGTTGTTGCTGGTACTCAAGGTGATGATGATGGAGGTGGAGTTGTTGATTTTCCATGATAGGAAAGCCTTCAAACCACTATGATTTTGCTTCAATTAGATACTTTGTTATTGTTGTTGAAGGTGTGAGAAAAGATAGCCAAAAGGAATGGTATTTGTTGTGTatgtgtgtgtgagagagagaaagagagaggagACTGAGTACTCAGTCGAAAAATCAAAGCCCAAAAGTTTAGGGTGAGGGGAATGAGAATTGGTGTCATTGAACCTCTTTTTTATATCAAATCAAATTcgccccccaaaaaaaaaatgcCCCCACCATCCAACACAACACGTCTCTCCAACTTCTCATCTCGTGATATATTCCACCAGAGCAAATTTCATTACTGTAGCTGATGGTTGAGGTTGAGCTATCATTTTAATCCCTTGTCTCGTGGATTCAACTACGCCTCAATTTGCGACTCCATCCTCCATTCCCCATCACTTTACAATGCCCCTTCCTTCATCCGTTTACCCCTCCCCACACCTTTTTTTAAGTACCAAAAAAGGGGGGTTTAAATGGGAATTTTTTTTGTGTCAATTCACTATTTCTTATCTTCATCTATTTCCATTAGTAatggataaaaaaaatcaataacatGCTGGAAAAAATAAAACCCATCTAAGAATTTGAGGTGAAATTTATGTGTCAAACTTTTTATTAGCATGATTGGATGACgctattttaaatagattagtctTAATTGgaattattctcttttttttaaaaaaaaattgatgttacAACACTTTTATAGAGGAATTAAATGAAAGACAAAATGAAGTTAGCAAATCATAGCTAGACCACTTACTTTAAAAGCCGAAAAAAGGAAATCAAAATATTTTGGGCGAGGATCTAGGATTAAACAAGTAGGTAATCAAACATTATCTTAGATAAAACAGTGTCAACTTTAGCATTTGGTCTCATTCGTACGTAGTTGTGGGGTTGGAGCCAATTTGGAAGTTAACCCTTGGAAAACAGTGGTGGCTGCACCGTATTGGGTTGGACCAATAATTTTTGAGGTAGAGATAGATATCTTTATATATCTGCTGTAAGGTTTGTCCTCTTATAGTAAAATGTCCTACAAAGATTAAGATTATATACCACACATCTACATCCCCCATGTTAATGAGTTACAATAATTCAATGATTTTAGAGACAAAAAATTGTGTGTTTGACAATGAAAACAGGCTGCATGCAACTAAGAGAGATCGGTAGTACAATGAAAGGCATTAATTGTAATGAAAGAAATTACAAATTGATTGGGGATGATGACAATAGATTTGGTTTTAGGGAACaaataatatcattattataag
The sequence above is drawn from the Gossypium hirsutum isolate 1008001.06 chromosome A05, Gossypium_hirsutum_v2.1, whole genome shotgun sequence genome and encodes:
- the LOC107958234 gene encoding cytokinin riboside 5'-monophosphate phosphoribohydrolase LOG3; the encoded protein is MENQQLHLHHHHLEYQQQQQRQPNSMKSRFRRVCVFCGSSPGKNPSYQHAAIQLGQQLVERNIDLVYGGGSIGLMGLVSQAVFDGGRHVLGVIPKTLMPREITGETVGEVRAVSGMHQRKAEMARQADAFIALPGGYGTLEELLEVITWAQLGIHDKPVGLLNVDGYYNSLLLFIDNAVDEGFIAPAARDIIVSAQTAQELMCKLEEHEPKHSGVAYKLSWEMEQQLGFTSKSDIAR